A part of Aegilops tauschii subsp. strangulata cultivar AL8/78 chromosome 2, Aet v6.0, whole genome shotgun sequence genomic DNA contains:
- the LOC109744718 gene encoding protein transport protein SEC24 A encodes MRPSAGNERPPGRPVSGFVPGFAAGAPPPAAGASPFGAAAPLARPGGPAGPFAPPTQQQGPPVAQAAASPRGPFGAAPPAAMGGYRGPPPPQGSFGAGPPPPGPFSAAPPPQGPFGMAPPAQGPFGAAPPPSQGPFGATTPPSQGPIGAAPPPQGPFSATPTQGPFGATRPPQGPFGAVPSSQGPFGTAPPPFRPPPSALLQPQSPTGNTMPSPTYVRPPPVQSQPQPVQGYYPGGPNPQFPPSRPSFQQPMQNMPPPSMGPPSSYSNQPAYPTTGPPMGTLQTLVEDFQSLSVSSAPGSLDPGVDVNGLPRPLYGDEEPAKVLEAFPLNCHPRYFRLTTHTIPASQSLVSRWHLPLGAVVHPLAEAPDGEEVPVVNFGSAGVIRCRRCRTYINPYATFADAGRKWRCNLCTLLNDVPGEYFCALDASGRRFDADQRPELSKGTVEFVAPTEYMVRPPMPPSYFFLIDVSVSAVRSGLLEVVAKTIKSCLDDLLGFPRTQIGFLTFDSTLHFHNFKSSLSQPQMMVVADLDDVFLPLPDDLLVNLVDSRHVVESFLDNLPNMFQDNVNVESALGPALKAAFMVMGQIGGKLLVFQSTLPSLGIGRLRLRGDDVRAYGTDKEHILRIPEDPFYKQMAAEFTKNQIAVDIFSLSDKYCDIASLGSLAKYTGGQVYHYPSFQATTHGEKLKHELSRDLTRETAWESVMRIRCGKGVRFTTYHGHFMLRSTDLLALPAVDSDKAFAMQLSLEETLMTTQTVYFQVALLYTSSSGERRIRVHTAAAPVVTDLGEMYRQADTGAIVSVLARIAVENSLSDKLDSVRQQLQLKLVKSLKEYRNLYVVQHRIGGRLIYPESLRYLPLYILALCKSLALRGGYADVSLDERCAAGFSIMILPARRLLNFIYPSLYRLDEVLTVEPDMIDGALKRLPLTLQCLDTAGLYLLDDGFTFLVWLGRMLQPELMNDILGVSLSNFPDLSKIQLRECDNNHSRNFMAVQRALRERDSSCYQLPRVVRQGEQPREGFLLLSNLVEDQMAGTSSYMDWILQIHRQTQSS; translated from the exons ATGCGCCCGTCCGCGGGGAACGAGAGGCCGCCGGGGCGGCCCGTGTCCGGCTTCGTGCCCGGTTTCGCCGCCGGGGCCCCTCCGCCGGCGGCGGGGGCCTCGCCGTTCGGGGCCGCTGCTCCGCTCGCCCGccccggtggtccggccggcccCTTCGCCCCGCCGACGCAGCAGCAGGGCCCGCCGGTCGCGCAGGCGGCTGCTTCCCCTCGGGGGCCGTTCGGGGCAGCGCCGCCCGCGGCAATGGGTGGGTACAGGGGTCCACCGCCGCCACAGGGTTCCTTCGGCGCCGGGCCGCCACCTCCAGGGCCGTTCAGCGCAGCACCGCCGCCTCAAGGTCCCTTCGGCATGGCACCACCGGCTCAGGGCCCCTTCGGCGCCGCACCTCCTCCTTCCCAGGGACCCTTCGGCGCCACAACTCCTCCTTCCCAGGGACCCATCGGCGCCGCACCTCCACCCCAGGGACCCTTCAGCGCCACTCCAACCCAGGGACCCTTCGGCGCCACACGTCCACCCCAGGGACCCTTTGGTGCTGTGCCGTCGTCTCAAGGCCCTTTTGGCACAGCACCTCCACCTTTTCGCCCTCCGCCGTCAGCTCTCCTGCAGCCACAGTCTCCCACAGGGAACACTATGCCTTCACCGACTTATGTGAGGCCGCCGCCAGTACAATCGCAGCCCCAGCCTGTGCAAGGGTATTACCCTGGGGGCCCTAACCCACAATTTCCGCCGTCCCGGCCATCGTTTCAACAGCCAATGCAGAACATGCCACCGCCTTCCATGGGGCCACCTTCCTCCTATAGTAACCAGCCAGCATATCCTACTACAGGGCCTCCGATGGGCACGCTCCAGACCTTAGTGGAGGACTTCCAGTCTCTGTCAGTGAGTTCTGCGCCTGGATCGCTTGACCCAGGTGTTGATGTAAATGGGCTACCACGTCCTCTGTATGGCGATGAGGAGCCAGCTAAGGTTTTGGAGGCATTCCCACTGAATTGCCACCCGAGGTACTTCCGGCTGACGACCCACACTATTCCGGCGTCCCAGTCATTGGTCTCCAGGTGGCATTTGCCCCTTGGGGCCGTGGTACATCCTCTCGCAGAAGCACCTGATGGG GAGGAAGTGCCAGTTGTCAACTTTGGGTCGGCTGGTGTAATCCGCTGTCGAAGATGCAGGACATATATAAATCCTTATGCAACATTTGCAGATGCTGGAAGGAAGTGGCGCTGCAATCTTTGCACACTGCTCAATGATG TTCCTGGCGAGTACTTTTGTGCTCTTGATGCTAGTGGCAGAAGATTTGATGCAGATCAAAGACCAGAACTTTCTAAGGGAACAGTGGAGTTTGTTGCTCCTACTGAATATATGGTTCGGCCACCAATGCCGCCTTCGTATTTCTTTCTTATTGATGTCTCAGTATCTGCAGTTCGAAGTGGGCTGCTCGAG GTAGTTGCGAAGACCATCAAATCATGCCTTGATGATCTTCTAGGCTTTCCACGAACACAAATTGGATTCTTAACCTTCGACAGCACATTGCACTTCCACAATTTCAAG TCTTCTTTGAGTCAGCCTCAAATGATGGTGGTTGCCGATTTGGACGATGTTTTCCTGCCATTGCCTGATGATCTCTTGGTTAATTTGGTCGATTCTAGACATGTTGTCGAGTCCTTTCTCGATAACTTGCCCAATATGTTTCAGGACAATGTAAATGTAGAATCTGCTCTTGGTCCTGCACTTAAAGCAGCATTCATGGTTATG GGTCAAATTGGGGGAAAGTTGCTTGTCTTCCAGAGTACATTGCCATCTCTTGGTATTGGCCGTTTAAGACTTCGTGGAGATGATGTCCGTGCATATGGAACAGACAAGGAGCATATTCTGAGGATACCAGAAGATCCCTTCTATAAACAGATGGCTGCTGAGTTCACGAAAAATCAGATCGCCGTGGACATATTTTCTTTGAGTGACAAGTATTGTGATATAGCTTCCTTAG GTTCTCTGGCGAAATATACTGGTGGTCAGGTGTACCATTATCCATCCTTCCAGGCAACTACTCACGGGGAGAAACTTAAACATGAGCTTAGCAGAGACCTTACTCGGGAGACTGCTTGGGAATCTGTAATGCGTATCAGATGTGGAAAAG GGGTGCGTTTCACAACATATCATGGTCATTTCATGCTAAGGTCCACAGATTTGTTAGCTCTTCCAGCTGTTGACTCTGATAAAGCGTTTGCGATGCAACTGTCTCTAGAGGAGACCCTAATGACCACGCAGACTGTTTACTTCCAAGTGGCGTTGCT ATATACATCATCTTCTGGTGAAAGACGTATCAGGGTGCATACGGCAGCTGCACCTGTGGTCACAGATCTTGGTGAAATGTATCGTCAAGCAGATACTGGTGCCATTGTGTCAGTGTTGGCTAGAATCG CTGTTGAAAACTCACTGTCTGATAAGCTGGACAGTGTTCGACAACAATTACAGTTAAAGCTTGTGAAAAGTTTAAAGGAATACCGGAATCTATATGTTGTACAACATCGGATAGGAGGGAGACTGATATATCCAGAATCATTAAGATACTTGCCATTATACATCCTGGCCCTATGCAAATCCCTTGCTCTGCGTGGTGGTTATGCTGACGTCTCTCTTGATGAACGTTGTGCTGCTGGTTTCAGTATAATGATACTGCCTGCAAGAAGGCTGCTCAATTTTATTTATCCATCTCTGTACAGGCTTGATGAAGTATTGACAGTG GAACCAGATATGATTGATGGGGCCCTGAAGCGGTTGCCATTAACCTTGCAGTGCCTAGACACTGCTGGTTTATATCTTCTTGATGATGGCTTCACCTTCCTAGTATGGTTGGGTAGGATGCTCCAACCTGAGCTCATGAACGACATTCTTGGAGTCAGCCTCTCAAACTTCCCTGATCTATCAAAG ATTCAGTTGAGAGAATGTGACAACAATCACTCGAGAAACTTCATGGCAGTACAAAGAGCTCTGAGGGAGAGGGATTCTTCGTGTTACCAGCTGCCCCGCGTGGTACGGCAAGGCGAGCAGCCAAGAGAAGGCTTCCTACTTCTGTCCAACCTCGTCGAGGATCAGATGGCAGGAACAAGCAGTTACATGGACTGGATACTCCAAATTCACCGCCAAACACAGAGCTCGTGA